In the genome of Dyadobacter fermentans DSM 18053, the window AGGCCTGGATCGCGCCCGACAATGCGAGATTGATGCCCTCCGTGGCTCCGGCGGTGAAATAGATTTCGTCCGGCGAAGCTCCGAGCAGACCGGCAACGGTGCGGCGCGCCTGGTCAATGGCCTCTTTCACGCGGCGCCCGGCGCCATGCGCCGACGACGGGTTGGCATAATTTGTAGTCAGGAAAGGCAGAATCGCCTCGATCACGTCCGGGTCCAGCGCGGTTGTAGCCGCATTATCCAGATAAATTTCCATGTGCGTCTGGTTTGTTGTTGATCAAAGTTGGCGGTCATGCACAGCTTCGCCAGGCCCTGAAACAGCCGGATCTGCAATGCATTACCAGTTTACATCCGTGGTTGGATTCTTAGATTTATCAATAGAATTAGGTTGGGGCACCTTGACGAGTCACAGGTTGCCAGAAGATCACAGAGCCTAACCTCTCCCTTCGTTCTTAATAAATCTATAAATTCGATAGACAAAGATTGATAAAAGATTTCATGAATGCAAATAGCGGTTGCATTTTTTTCTCGTCTCTACCATCATGAGCCGTTGTGATGAAAGCCAAATCTTTACGTTTTCCTCTTTCCGTTTACAACATATTTACCGTCCACTCATCCTAAGCAGCACCCAGCTCATTCTTTACCTGTCCGGCCGTTGTCTGATTATAATTTAAACCCGGAATTAAAGCCATCACTACATTTATTCAAATACACACTTCGCTTATGGGAAGAATCTATTATCGCTCAAACTTCGCCTGGGCCGCCGGTCTGGCCCTCGCTGCTTCGCTCTACTTTGCATTGTACGTTCTGCCGGCCCTGCAAGGCGGTCCAGCTTCTGCACTAAAAGGAAAGGCAGCCGGCCAACCGGCAAACGCCGCCGAAAACCAGTCGCTTTTTGAACAGGTCGCGTTGGCCGAGTACAACATCACAGTCGACAAAAAAACGGGTATTCTGCAAAGCCCCAACCGCACGCAGAACATCAGAAGCTACTTCAAGCCCGGCCTGCTTTCGCTTCGTAACCGCATCAACCAGCGCCACCCGTTCGAAATCTCGCTGGCCACCGAAGGGATTTTCGCCGACGGCAAGCTCCTGCACGAGCCCGCCGAACAGGCAGCCAGCATTATCGACAAAAACCGGTTGCTGCTGAAACACGGCGGGTTTACCGAAGAATTTATCAATAATTCTGAAGGGATCCGTCAGAACTTCATCGTTGAAAACGCACCCGCCAACACGCGTCAAATCGAGGTAAAATTGAAGGCGAGCGGAGTATCGGCCGTCAAAACCTCCGATGCCGGCCTGGACCTTTATTATGGAGAAGACAATACACCAGACCAGCGGCTCACCTACACCGACCTGAAATGCTGGGACGCCACCGGCAAAGCGCTTTCCTCTTCCATGCATTTGGAGGGACTGGAAATCACATTGAACGTTGCTACGGAAAATGCGGTATTTCCGGTCACCATCGATCCCATTATTGCACACGGCAATCCTGCCAATGCAAATACGCAGCTTTTCGGCGCGTCAGCACGTGATAATATGGGTTTCTCGGTTCAAACGGCGGGCGATCTGAACGGCGACGGTTTCAGCGATATCGTCCTCGGCGTTGTGGGTTATGACAATGGCATTAAAGACCAGGGCGCTGCATTCGTGTGTTACGGCTCTGCATCCGGCGTCGTGACCTCTACATTTGAGAAGCTGGAAGGAAAAGTTTCCGAAATCCTCTTCGGCTACGCAGTATCGACAGCCGGCGACATCAATGGCGACGGTTTCAGCGACATTATTGTAGGCGCACCCAATTATGAAAACGGGCAGTCTTTCGAGGGTGCAGTGTTCGTGTACTACGGTTCGGGATCCGGCGTAGGCACCGATCCGTCCGATACCCTGGAAAGTGGTGTAATGAACGCCCGGATGGGTGAAAGCGTGGCACTCGCCGGCGATGTGGATGAGGACGGTTTCAGCGATGTGATCGTGGGGTTACCGGGCTATACCAACGGCGAAATCCGCGAAGGTGCAGCTTACATTTACCGTGGCTCGGCCAATGGATTACTACCACAACCGCAGGTGATCGAAAGTAACCAGGCCCATGCCGCCCTTGGCACTTCGGTCGCCGGCGCAGGGGACGTCAACGGCGACGGTTACAGCGACGTTATCGCCGGAGCACCGCTCTACGACAATAACGAAACCAATGAAGGCGCAGCATTCGTGCATACCGGCGGCGCGTTGGGAATCAACCTCAATCCTATTACAACACTGGAAAGCAACCAGCAGGATGCACGGCTTGGAACTTCGGTGGCTTCGGCCGGTGATTACAACGCCGACGGACTCAGCGACGTAGTGGTAGGAAGCCCGATGTTCGACAATGGCGAACAGGACGAGGGCGTCGCTTTTGCCTACCAGGGGATTGCCAACGGCGGTGTGAGCGGGATGCCCAAAGATACGCTTGAGGGTGATCAGGCACTCGCACGTTTCGGCACCTCAGTATCATGTGCAGGCGATGTGAACGGCGACGGATTTTCTGACGTCATTGCGGGCGCACCCGACTATGCCAATGCATTGTCGAAAGAAGGTGCCGCATTCATTTTTCATGGTGCCTCCATCGGTTTCGGTCTTCGGTCTGCTATACTCGAATCGGATCAGGCGGAGGCGCAAATGGGCATATCGGTAGCGAGCGCCGGGGATGTTAACGGTGACGGTTACAGCGATGTAATCACAGGTGCAAATCTTTACGACGTTGGCACAGGCATTGACAACGGCTCCGCTTTCGTGTTCCACGGCTCGGCATCCAGCATTGCACTCACTCCGAACGTAATGCTCGGCACAAGCCAGGAAGGTGCACAATTTGGCTACTCGGTAACGGGTGCAGGCGACCTGAATGGCGATGGTTTCAATGACATCGCAGTTGGCGCGCCGCATTACGACAACGGCTCCGGAGAAGAGGGCTCAGTCTTTATTTTCTACGGCAAGCCGTCGGGAGTACCGGCCGTGGCCGACCAGAAACTCGATATCGGGCAATTGAATGCAGGTTTCGGCACGTCGGTATCAGCAGCCGGCGATATAAATGGGGACGGTTATGGAGACCTGATCGTAGGAGTACCATATTACGACGCTTCAACGACAGACAATGGTGCGGCTTTCATCTATCACGGTAGCCCGGGTGGCGTTTCCATCATCTGGAACATGGTTTTGGAAGGAACGCAAACGAACGAGTTCTTCGGATTCTCGGTGGCAGGCGCAGGCGACGTGAACGGGGACGGTATCCGCGACGTGATCATCGGAGCTCCGTCGTATGACAAATTAGGCAGCAGTAATTGCGGCGCCGCATTCGTCCACACCGGGAGTACGCTGGGCATTACCAATTTTTACACCAAACTCGAAGGCACCCAGGCGGAATCACAGCTCGGCTTTTCTGTTGCCTCGGCAGGTGATGTGAATGGCGATGGCTACAACGACGTGGTCGCCGGTGCAGTGAAACAATCCAACGGCGAGGCCATTGAGGGTGCGGCATTCGTATTCTACGGAGACAACGATGGAGTCGACAACCAGAAATGGTACATGGTTGAATCCAACGACGCGGGTGCGATGATGGGCTTCTCGGTATCCAGCGCAGGTGATGTGAATGCCGACGGGTTCAGCGACATTGTTGTGGGCGCTCCGCTTTTCCATAACAAACCAGGTTCAAGTGAAGGTGCAGCCTTTATCTACTACGGGTCTAATCAAGGCACTCAAACAGTCGGAAACCTGCGGCTCAAAGGCTTGCAACCCGACGCACATTTTGGCGCAGCGGTTTCCGGCGCAGGTGACCTGAACGGTGACGGTTACAGCGACGTAGTGGTAGGCGCGCCCGATCACGATAACGGCAAAAACAATGAAGGGGCCGCATTCGTATTCGACGGCACTCCTGGCGGATTGAGCCCTTCTAACCCGGCAATGGTTGAAAGCAACTTTGCCGATGCACGTATGGGCGTATCGGTGTCAGGCGCCGGGGATGTCAATGGAGATGGTTATAGTGACGTCGTGATCGGACTGATCAATTATAATCTCGAAACGAGCGGCATATTCAATAACTCGATCGATGGCGGCGCGGCATTCGTGTACCATGGAAACCTGGGAGCGAAAGGATTGAAAAATAACCTGCGCGTTTACAATTCCGACCTTGTCTCGAATATCAGCTATTTGCAGATCAAAAAAGACGACTTCGGTTTCGGGCTACATGTAAGGTCTTTCCTGGGATCTGGCAAGGTACGTCTGGTGTGGGAGGCCCGAAAAGAAGGCACCGCGTTTTATGGCAACGGGAATATCAGCAACAGCACCAATTTCTCGGGTCAGCAGTCGCAATACGCAGACCTTGCGGGAGGCGGCAGCGAGCTGAAAACGTTTATCACCAAACCGGGATTTGATACAAAGATCCGCGCCCGGGCGAGATTCAACCTTGTGAAAGCGCTTACAGGACAAGTTTACGGTCCGTGGAGATTCCTGCCTGCGTACACGCAGTCGTCCTACACGATTTTGAAAGATCCTCAACTTCCCGTCACGCTGGTGGCATTCAAGGCGAAAGCTGCCGAAGGAAATGTCTCGCTGGAATGGTCGACCTCGGAGGAAATCAACAGCGATCGCTTCGAAATCCAGCGCAGCACCGACGGCCAAAGCTGGATGGAAATTGGTAACCTGAAATCACATGAGAATGCACACAAGCTCAATGCATACTCGTTTCTGGACACCATGGCCTGTGCTTCCGCCAAACGCTACTACCGCCTGAAAATGATTGACCTCGACGGCACATTCGCATTCAGCCACATCGAATCGGTTACCCTGGCGAAAGGGATTGATACCAAAATTTACCCCAACCCAACCGCCGATGTACTGAACCTGCGCAGCGAACAGAAAGTCACAGAAGTACAGGTGTTCAATGCAGAAGGCAAAGCAATGCTGGTCGTCCGCGACGCGAAAGGCGTGAGCCAGGTGGATATCCGCAAACTGCCAAGCGGTATTTATCTCGTAAAGATCAATGGCGAATCGTTCCAGATTTTGAAACGTTAACACCGGCAGAAAAGCAAAAGCACCTTCCCGTCAATGGTAAGGTGCTTTTGCTTTTACACCATTACTTACCTTCCGGATGTTGTGCTTCGGGATAACCCTTTTTCAACAACAGGGCCAATTCGTTTACCGTAATCACAAAACTGTTGTCTTTGGCGAGGTTGGTGAATTCGCCAGGATCTTTTTGGTGATCATACAGTTCAACACCCGCATTGCCACCGTCCCATTCGGTGTAGCGGAAACGCTCAGTGCGCACACTGCGGCCGAAAATCTGCCCTCTCCGCACCTGGGTGTAAGCTGGCTTGTCCCAAATCGCAGCGGGATTTTTCAATAACGGCGTAAGACTTTTGCCTTGCAGGTTTTGTTTCGGATCAAGCCCGCACAACTCCGCCAAAGTTGGAAAAATATCAACCAACTCCACCGTGCGGCCGGATGCCTTTCCTTTCGTGCCGCCAGGAACAGAGATGATCAACGGCACGCGCGCCGAGTTTTCAAAAAGGCTTTGCTTCATCCATTGACCGTGCTGCCCCACATTGTAGCCATGGTCACTCCAAAGGACAATAATGGTGTTTTCGGCCAGTTTCAGTTTATCCAGCGCGTCGATCAGCTTACCTACCTGCGCATCCATGAATGTGATCGTAGCATAATAGGCCCGCAGAGCTTCACGGCGTTTGGCCTCATCGAGTCCCCAATGCGGTGGCTTGGTGAATAATGCCGCCTCCGGGACATCGTCGAGGTCGTTTGGTATTTCTTTTGGTAACGGCACTTTATCCACCGGGTACATATCGAAATACTTTTGCGGCGCAACATAAGGTGTATGCGGCCTGAAAAAACCGACTGCCAGAAAAAATGGCTCATTTTTCTTTTCGGTCATGATTTTAATGGCCTCGCTGGCGATCAACCCGTCGGTTTGCTCGTCGTCGGTGCCCTCGGTGGCACGCCACGCCAACGCGCTTCCAAGCCCACGATCGGGCGTGAGGTTCTTGATTAACGGTTCCTCCGTTTTGTCACGGCCTTTCGGATTCACCCTGTAACTCCACGACTCGGGATCATCCAGCCCATCGGTTCCGATCTGGCTGGGAACGCCGTAATGGAATATCTTCCCTACCCGCGCGCTGTAATAATTGTTGTTCTTGAAGAGCTGCGGCAATGTAACAATGTCGGGCAGGTTTTTACGGAAATGCGTTTGCAGCTCGTAGATTTTGGTCATATCCGGCCGCTGGCCGGTCAGCAGCGATGAGCGGCTGGGACTGCATAACGGAAATTGCGTATACGCCTTATCGAAACGGACACCGCGCTTGGCGAGCCTGTCGATGTTTGGCGATTTCACGAAGGTGTTACCATATGTTCCCAGGTCGTTGTTGAGGTCGTCGACTGCGATGAACAAGACATTGAACTTCTTCTTTTGTGCCAATGCAGGAAACGTCCCGATCCACACGGCGAGCAGGATGGTGCCGAGAAAGGCGTAGTGTTTTGTCAGTTTTATCATTGTCTTTGGATTAAATACTATTTCCCATTGCCTGCCGCTCCCGGCTCCTGCTTGGCTTTGTTGTAATCATAAAACCATTTGAAAGTCTTGTCATACTCCTCAGCACCAACCCGCTTGTACCATGCTTCGTACTTCGCTACCAGCTTCTTCGCAACATCGGGTTGTTTGTCAAACTGGTCGTTCAGTTCTGTGCGATCCTGCTCCACATCGTACAACTGCCATTTCTCCGTTTTTTCCGCCACAAGTTTCCATTTGCCATCGCGGATCGCGCGGTTACCTTCGTGTTCCCAGAAAATCGGGTTCTTGCGGTTGATAGGCTTTCCGGTGAAAGCGGGTTTCAGGCTCGCACCTTCCATCGGCTGAATCGGCTGCCCGGCATAAGTGGTGGGATAGCCCGCATTTCCAAGATCCACGAGCGTTGCCATAATATCAATGATATGAGCCGGTTGGCGCTCAAACTTGCCATTTCGAGAAGTAGGAATGCCCGCAGGCCACGACACGATGCCCGGCGACGAAATCCCGCCTTCGTGCGTGTGGTGTTTGTATGCCCAAAACGGCGTACATGCAGCCTCCGCCCAGCCCTGGCCCAGAAATACGGTCGATTTGGCATTCCCCGGCTTGTCGCCTTGGTAACGCCCCTCGATGCCTGGCTCCGCATTGCCGCCGTTGTCGGATACGAACAGAATGACGGTATTATCAAACACACCTCGCTTTTTCAAGCCATCCACCAGGTCACCAATGCTTTTGTCGAGACGCGAGATCACGGCAGCATAAATGGCCATGATGTCGTCATATCGCTTCTTTTCATCGTCGCTAAGGCTATCCCAACGCTTCACATTGGGGTTGATCGGCGGCAACTTCCAGGACGGGTCGATCAGTCCCAGTTTAATTTGCTTTTCATATCGCTCCTGACGGAGTTTTTCCCAGCCTTTCAGGTATTTGCCACGAAACTTTACAATGTCCTCTTCGGGTGCCTGCAACGGAAAATGAGGTGCATTGTGGGCCAGATAGAGCATAAACGGCTTCTTTTCAGCCAGCGCCTCGTCGATAAAACGCAAGCCGTAGTTCGTCCAAAGATCGGTCGAATACCAGTCTTTGGGTAATGCGGTCGAGTCGTTCGTAACTTCTTGTCCGTTGAGGAAAAGCTTCGCATTGTTACCCCCGGCATAGTAAAAACCTCCCGCAGGCGCGTGCAGCGACCGATCGAAGCCTCGGTTGGAGGGGTACACGCCGTGCTGGTGACCGACGTGCCATTTGCCGCTCATCGCCGTGAAATAGCCCGCGCCTTTCATCACTTCGGCGATCGTCACGCTGTTATGATTGAGCTGCCCCCGGTATGCGGGATGGTCAGCGCCCTTGTCGTCCATCATGTGGCCGATCCCCGCCTGGTGGCTGTAAACGCCGGTGAGCAGGGCCGCCCGCGTGGGGCAGCAGCGGGCGGTGTTGTAAAAATTGGTAAACCGAACGCCGCTCTGTGCCAGCTTGTCGAGGTTTGGGGTCGGGATTTCACCTCCGTAACAGCCCAGGTCTGCATAGCCGAGGTCATCGGCCAATATCACGATCACGTTCGGCTTTTTTTGGGAAAATGCTGCCGGCGCCAGGCAAGCGAACGCCATTAGCAACACACTGGTCATGTATTGTTTTAGCATATTAATTATCGGTATGTGGTGGTGTATCAAATGCTTTGAAACAAAAAGCGGGCACAATATCAATCGTGCCCGCTGGCGTGCAAACCTTACTTTACAGCCTGAAATCTTTCCAGTTTCTCCTTTTCGTCGGCCAGTCTTTTGGCGTCGGCTTTCAGGTAGCCGAACTGGTGAAGGTCTTTATCGGCGTTGGCCGCCACCCAAAGCAGGAACTTTTTAGCCTCCGGATTTGAATTATTCTTGGCAATTGAAAAATGAATGTTCTCAACCGGCACATTTTTGACTTTCTCCGCTTCCAGCGTCGCGATCACCTGGTCGAGGTTTTCCAGGGCCTTCTCTTCTTTGGAAACGCGCCCATTACCATCCAGGTCCACGGGAATGATCGTGAGGCCTTCCAGCGGCTTGCGGCTTTGGAGGTCGTAGGCGAGGCCGGGCGTGGTGTAGGTGATTCCGGTTTCGTCTTTCAAAAGTGCCTTGATCAAATGCTCGTCGGCACCAGCGATGGATTTGCCCTTGATATTCTGCTGCTCGTAACCGAAATACCTGGCGAAAGTGAGCGGCGCGCCGGCCTTTTGCAGGCGTGTGTAAATCGTGTATTCGGTAGTCAGCGACTTGTCTTTCTGCGCGTAAATATCATGGAAGAAAATCTGTTTGTAGGTCTTTTCATTCAGACCTTTGTCGGCATATTCTTTCGCAAAAGCCGATTTTGCATTCGCTACCGGCAGCAGCGCATACTTTCCGATCGAAATGTACTCGCGCGTGTCCTTCACCTCCTTGTCCTGGTAATAGGCTTCGATAAGCAGGTCATATTTGGCCGGATCGGTGATCGTACGTGTCTCGATCACGATCTGCGCCTTTGGATTGGCAGCGGTGTATTCTTTGATCCATTTCTCGACCAGTGGATAAGCAAAACGCACACCGGTAACGACCACCTTGTTCTCGCCGGACTCCTGCGCCGATGCATTGGAAAATGCGGCAAGCGCAAGGCCAGCTGCCATGAAGATAGACTTAAAGTTTTTCATAATGAAAATGTTTGGAACTGCGGACGGCTCCGGCCACAGCATATTGATAAAATGTAATAGGGTGAAAATCAGTATGAGGCAATTGTGATTACCTTCGAAGACCTATCAACAACAGCAACAGGGCGCGACTGCAAAAGGATAATGGGAAGGGCCCACCATAGGCATAACATTGATGCGCGAAGCATAACGATCCATCGATTTCATATTCGAAAAGATTGTGAAATTGATCCGTTTGCTGGTGGCTAACAAACAAAATCTACTTATTTGATAGACAAAGTAAATTTAAAGAAATCGAATTCGCAAGCACTACGCTCAATTTCGTTGAAATCGAGGTTAATTCACCCGCTTCGTCAGCGCATCCAACTCTTTATCAGTAGGCGTAGCCGAAGGCACCCCTTCGGCAGGAACATCCATTTTAGCGGACCAGGCGATGGCATTTAGTACCAGTTTGCGGAAGTTGTCGTTTTGCCAGTTCTTGTGCATGTGGCCGCCGGTGAACCCGAAGCCGCGACCGCCGTCGGGGCGCTCAAAGGCCCAGGCGAGGGTTTGCATTTCTTTGCGGGTAATGACGGCTTCGCGAACGGCCGGGTTGTTGGAATGCGTGCCGTCGGGCTGTTTCAGGGTCGATTCGGGCGGCAGGGCTTTCAAAATGGGTGTGACGCCTTTCATATCCGCGGGGAAGCGCATGTGGTAGTACCATTCATCGACGATGCTGAAAGGTTTCAGTCCGCGGGCGACCGGGTGATCGGGAAAGCTGGCAAAACTGGCCTCCCACACAGGATTTACCGACCAGTTGGTTTCAAAATACCCTCCTATCCATTTCAAAAACTGCTTGCTGCCCGCCCGGGCGTCGACTTCGAGGGAAAAATGCAGGTTCACAATCCCGATGCCTCTTGCCACGAGCTGTTCCATTTTGGCCTCATGCACGAGCTCCAAGTGGTCGGTACCGCCGCCATCCAGGTAAAAGATAACGGCATCCGCATCGTCCAGCACCGATTCGTCCTCCGGCCAGCCGTTGCGTACGATCACCGCTGTTGCGCCGGGCAGGCTATCGTTGAGTGCTTTGGCCAGCAATGTACTGCCGCCGTTGTGCTCGTGCTCGCCTTTTCCGTGGCTGTCGGGACCGGTGATGAATACGATCTTTTTAGATTTTTGGTCCCTGTTGCCGGCATTTTTTACCGGGTTTTGCGCCATTAATGCCGTACAAAACAGCATCAGCGCGAATATGAAGGTGTATTTCCTGTCCATCGCATCTTCAAGTTTGGTAACGGCTTCGGGCAGGAAGCCTGCGTGAATTTGCTTTGGACAATATAAAAATCAGGCCATCGGTTACTTCATAGCCAGACTAATCAGCTCCGCCGTGTTTCTCACATTGGCCTTTTTCATGATGCTTGCGCGCTGGTTGGCGACGGTATTGGAGCTGATATCGAATTTCTCGGCGATATCCTTGCTGCTCATGCCCTCGGTGAGGCATTTAAGGATTTGCTGTTCGCGCGGTGTGATGATTTTCCAGATGGATTTCTCCTGCACTTCCTCCTGCGCAGCACGGGTATCGGGCACGCGTGCAAGTTGTTTGAGCAGGTTTTTGATGATCACCGACGACGCGTAAGGGGGAAAATACAAGTCGCCTTTGGCAATGGCGCGGATTGCCCGGAGCATTTCCTCCCGGCTCGTGTCTTTTTCGAGGTAGCCCGAAGCGCCGTTCAGGGCCGAGGACAACACATAGTCCGTGTTGTTATGCATGCTGAACACCAGGATTTTAGCAGACGGGAACACGGGCACAATCTGCCTGATCACTTCAAGGCCCGGCATGCGGGGCATGGTGAGGTCGAGCAGGATTACATCTGGTTTTACTTTCTCAACCATATCCCAAACCTCGTCGCCGTCCGAAGCTTCGCCGGCAATGATCAGGTCCTCTTCGTCTTCGAGCAGGGTGATAATGCCCTGCCTCACTACCGAATGATCGTCTACAACTAAAATCCGAATGGGCATAAGTACTTCTTAATCAGTAACAAGTCATTATAAATCAACCTGAACGACCAGTCTCGTGCCGCTGTGCACCTTTGAAACAATTTCGATTTCGCCGTTGAGCAGCTGGGTGCGCGTGCGGATGTTCTCCATGCCGTTGCGGGTGAGGAACTGGCCTTCTGACTTTAAGTTACTAATTAAAAATCCTTTTCCGTCATCGGCGATTTCCAAAACGATGCGATTCTTATTTTGTTCCAATTTTATCTTGATCCGATCTGCATTCGCATGTTTGACGGCGTTGTTCAATGCTTCCTGGGCAATCCGGTACAGCCCGATCTCCATCGGTCGCGACATAAAAATGCGCTCGCCGGTTTCACCTTCAAACTCGACGCGGATACCCGACAGGTCGGCGGCTTGCTGACAAAGCAGTTTCAATGCCGACGCCAGCCCAAAGTCGCTCAGCACGGAAGGCATCAGGTTGAACGAAATCTGCCGGGTTGTCTGAATGATATCCTGAATGAGCGTCACCAGCTGTTCGAAGCGTTTCTGGTGCTTTTCATCGTGAAATTGTACGGCTTTTAGTTTTTCTGCGTGTAGTTTGAGTCCCGTCAGCATTTGGCCAATGCCATCATGCAGTTCCAATGCAAACCGTTTCCGCTCCTCCTCCTGCCCTTCTATCAGCGCTCCTGCCCTGATGCGGTCTTCGGCGAGTTGCAGTTCATATTTCTCCTCTTCCAGCCGCAACAGCTCTTTTTGCGTTTCAACCAGCTGGCTATTAGCTTCTTTTAACTTTTGATTGGAAAGCTGCAATGCATCCTCCGACTCCGTAAGCATCCGCACCACGCGGCGCGTCGTGTTCACCACCGGCCTGAAAATCAGCAAACCTTCGGCCACGAGCACGAGTATCGTCATCAGATCCAGAATCCACTCGATCCGTTCCAGGTTTTCCAGCCTTTCGAAACTCTCCTTATCGAACTGGAACACGATCCGGTCCATTTGGGAAAGAAATTGCGGCTCGGCGGCGAGTACTTCCGCGAGGGCATTCTGCTTGTCCGAAACGGCCACGCTGTCGCGGTCGATCACGAGCAGGTTGTTGTGAATGCGGTCAAAAACGGGGGTCAGCTCTTGGAACATCGTATCCAGCGGCTGGCTTTTCCAGGTTACAAAACCATTTTCGATCGGAAGCCGCCTCGATACCAGGTCTTCGTGGCTATCCTTCCACAATGCCAGCAACGCATTGAACTGCACCGAGTCACGGTGGTCTATTCCATTCACTTTCAATATCGCGAGCTTGGTGAGCCGCTGGCTGAGCATCCGCTGCCGCCCGGCGACATTCACTATGCGACTGTCGTGGTTGAGGTTCCGGATGGTGCGCCTGACGAGAAACAAGCCGCTCACCGTGAGCAACGCCACCACAAACAATGCCACCACATAAAACCGCGTGAGATTGCCGGCTACGCGTTTGTCAAGTCTTTCCATTTTCTGAAAGCCGGCATTAATCCGCGCCTGCAACGATCACAATCCGACGTAAACGCGGTTTTCTTTCACCATCACCGGGAAAGTGTTGATCCGGTATTCGTCGTCGTTGAGGCACTGTCCGGTTTGCAATGAAAACGTTTTTTTATGAAAAGGACAAGCCACTTTGGGTTCTTCGCCCTGGCTGCCGATCATCCCGCGCGACAGTGCCATTTGCTGGCGGTGCGGGCATTGGTTATCGGTAGCATACCATTCTCCCCTTCTCGAAAAATTGTAAATGGCGATTTGCTTGCCGCTGATAAACGCACAGCCGCCGCCGTCCTCAGGGATATCGTCGACGTAGCATGCCATGTGCCAGGTTACTGCATTGATTGTGTCAGTGATCGTTTCCATATCAATTTTGAATGATTGAATGATTGAATGAGTGAATGGTTTGTTATGCCCATTCGGTGGCCCGCTTTTGCTCGCGCATGTCCGCGAACGTAATGCTGGGGTCTTTCATAGGCGTGTTCACAAAGTGCGTGAAGCGTTTGCGGAGCTCGGGGCTTTCCACCACCTCGCGCCATTCGCATTTATAGACGTCGATCAGGTTTTGCATATCGCGTTCGAGTTCTCCTGCGATGCCCAGCACGTCGTCCACGACCACCGCTTTGAGGTAATTCATGCCTCCTTCCATTTTGTTGAGCCATGTAGCGGTCCGGGTAAGCGGGTCGGCGGTTTTGATATAAAACATCAAAAAGCGGTCGATGAGGCGGAGACAGGTTTCTTTATCCACGTCCGTTGCGAGCAGTTGGGCGTGCTGCGGTTTGGAGCCTCCATTGCCGCACACAAACAGGTTCCAGCCTTTTTCGGTAGCGATAATGCCAAAATCCTTGCTTTGCGCCTCGGCACATTCACGCACGCAGCCCGAAACCGCAGATTTCAGTTTATGCGGTGAGCGCAGGCCTTTGTAACGGTCCTCCACTTCAATCGCAAACGACACCGAATCCTGCACGCCGAAACGGCACCAGGTGGAGCCAACGCAGCTTTTTACGGTTCTTAAAGATTTACCATAAGCATGGCCGCTTTCGAAACCGGCGTCGATCAACTCTTCCCAAATGTCCGGCAAGTCGCCCAGGTGCGCGCCGAAAAGGTCGATACGCTGGCCGCCGGTGATTTTGGTGTACAAATTATATTTCTGCGCCACCTGACCGATCACGAT includes:
- a CDS encoding arylsulfatase, whose product is MLKQYMTSVLLMAFACLAPAAFSQKKPNVIVILADDLGYADLGCYGGEIPTPNLDKLAQSGVRFTNFYNTARCCPTRAALLTGVYSHQAGIGHMMDDKGADHPAYRGQLNHNSVTIAEVMKGAGYFTAMSGKWHVGHQHGVYPSNRGFDRSLHAPAGGFYYAGGNNAKLFLNGQEVTNDSTALPKDWYSTDLWTNYGLRFIDEALAEKKPFMLYLAHNAPHFPLQAPEEDIVKFRGKYLKGWEKLRQERYEKQIKLGLIDPSWKLPPINPNVKRWDSLSDDEKKRYDDIMAIYAAVISRLDKSIGDLVDGLKKRGVFDNTVILFVSDNGGNAEPGIEGRYQGDKPGNAKSTVFLGQGWAEAACTPFWAYKHHTHEGGISSPGIVSWPAGIPTSRNGKFERQPAHIIDIMATLVDLGNAGYPTTYAGQPIQPMEGASLKPAFTGKPINRKNPIFWEHEGNRAIRDGKWKLVAEKTEKWQLYDVEQDRTELNDQFDKQPDVAKKLVAKYEAWYKRVGAEEYDKTFKWFYDYNKAKQEPGAAGNGK
- a CDS encoding ATP-binding protein, whose product is MERLDKRVAGNLTRFYVVALFVVALLTVSGLFLVRRTIRNLNHDSRIVNVAGRQRMLSQRLTKLAILKVNGIDHRDSVQFNALLALWKDSHEDLVSRRLPIENGFVTWKSQPLDTMFQELTPVFDRIHNNLLVIDRDSVAVSDKQNALAEVLAAEPQFLSQMDRIVFQFDKESFERLENLERIEWILDLMTILVLVAEGLLIFRPVVNTTRRVVRMLTESEDALQLSNQKLKEANSQLVETQKELLRLEEEKYELQLAEDRIRAGALIEGQEEERKRFALELHDGIGQMLTGLKLHAEKLKAVQFHDEKHQKRFEQLVTLIQDIIQTTRQISFNLMPSVLSDFGLASALKLLCQQAADLSGIRVEFEGETGERIFMSRPMEIGLYRIAQEALNNAVKHANADRIKIKLEQNKNRIVLEIADDGKGFLISNLKSEGQFLTRNGMENIRTRTQLLNGEIEIVSKVHSGTRLVVQVDL
- the nirD gene encoding nitrite reductase small subunit NirD, with the protein product METITDTINAVTWHMACYVDDIPEDGGGCAFISGKQIAIYNFSRRGEWYATDNQCPHRQQMALSRGMIGSQGEEPKVACPFHKKTFSLQTGQCLNDDEYRINTFPVMVKENRVYVGL
- a CDS encoding response regulator transcription factor — translated: MPIRILVVDDHSVVRQGIITLLEDEEDLIIAGEASDGDEVWDMVEKVKPDVILLDLTMPRMPGLEVIRQIVPVFPSAKILVFSMHNNTDYVLSSALNGASGYLEKDTSREEMLRAIRAIAKGDLYFPPYASSVIIKNLLKQLARVPDTRAAQEEVQEKSIWKIITPREQQILKCLTEGMSSKDIAEKFDISSNTVANQRASIMKKANVRNTAELISLAMK
- a CDS encoding ThuA domain-containing protein, which translates into the protein MDRKYTFIFALMLFCTALMAQNPVKNAGNRDQKSKKIVFITGPDSHGKGEHEHNGGSTLLAKALNDSLPGATAVIVRNGWPEDESVLDDADAVIFYLDGGGTDHLELVHEAKMEQLVARGIGIVNLHFSLEVDARAGSKQFLKWIGGYFETNWSVNPVWEASFASFPDHPVARGLKPFSIVDEWYYHMRFPADMKGVTPILKALPPESTLKQPDGTHSNNPAVREAVITRKEMQTLAWAFERPDGGRGFGFTGGHMHKNWQNDNFRKLVLNAIAWSAKMDVPAEGVPSATPTDKELDALTKRVN